A genomic window from Cyprinus carpio isolate SPL01 chromosome B9, ASM1834038v1, whole genome shotgun sequence includes:
- the LOC109058651 gene encoding putative ATP-dependent RNA helicase an3 isoform X3: MSHVVVDGSHGLDQQLAVLDLNSADGQCAGSGRRYIPPHLRNKDASENDSPGWDGGRSNGFVNGYHDGRMNGTANFGHGPPRNDRGGRGGFRGNRNGGSFNQPMHNSGYGSYENKDGGWNSVVNRDAYTSFGGRSDRGKSTFNDRGAGSRGRYERGGFGGGNGGNSRWVEEFRDEEDWSKPLSPNERLEHELFSGSNTGINFEKYDDIPVEATGTNSPGHIESFHDVDMGEIIMSNISLTRYTRPTPVQKYAIPIIKAKRDLMACAQTGSGKTAAFLLPVLSQIYTDGPGEALQATKASTQQENGKYGRRKQYPISLVLAPTRELALQIYDEARKFSYRSRVRPCVVYGGADIGQQIRDLERGCHLLVATPGRLVDMMERGKIGLDYCKYLVLDEADRMLDMGFEPQIRRIVEQDTMPPKGARQTMMFSATFPKEIQILARDFLEEYIFLAVGRVGSTSENITQKVVWVEENDKRSFLLDLLNATGKDSLTLVFVETKKGADALEDFLYREGYACTSIHGDRSQRDREEALHQFRSGRCPIMVATAVAARGLDISNVKHVINFDLPSDIEEYVHRIGRTGRVGNLGLATSFYNDKNSNLTKDLLDILVEAKQEVPSWLENLAYEHQHKSTNRGRPKRFSGGFGARDYRQMAGGSAAFGNRGARNTGGHGGNRGFGGNKGGFGSFGGDSYGGSYGNYGGNYAQVDWWGN; the protein is encoded by the exons ATGAGTCATGTGGTCGTCGACGGTTCACACGGTCTAGACCAGCAG CTTGCTGTCTTAGACTTGAACTCAGCTGATGGACAGTGTGCTGGCTCTGGTC ggCGTTACATTCCTCCTCATTTGAGAAACAAAGACGCATCAGAAAATG ATTCTCCTGGATGGGACGGCGGTCGTAGCAATGGTTTTGTCAATGGGTACCATGACGGTCGTATGAATGGGACTGCAAACTTTGGCCATGGACCTCCTCGTAATGACAGAGGTGGACGTGGTGGCTTTCGTGGAAATAGGAACGGTGGTTCCTTCAACCAGCCAATGCATAATTCAG GTTATGGCAGTTATGAGAACAAAGATGGAGGCTGGAACTCTGTGGTAAACAGAGATGCCTACACTAGCTTTGGTGGGCGTTCTGACAGAGGGAAGTCTACCTTCAATGATAGAGGAGCTGGCTCAAGAGGAAG GTATGAGCGTGGAGGATTTGGAGGAGGCAACGGAGGGAACAGTCGTTGGGTTGAAGAATTCAGAGATGAAGAGGACTGGTCAAAGCCACTATCCCCCAACGAGCGTCTGGAACA TGAGCTGTTCTCTGGGAGCAACACCGGGATTAACTTTGAGAAGTATGATGACATTCCTGTGGAGGCCACTGGAACAAACAGTCCTGGGCATATTGAGAGT TTCCATGACGTGGACATGGGCGAGATCATTATGAGCAACATCTCTCTGACCCGCTACACACGGCCTACTCCTGTTCAAAAGTATGCAATCCCCATCATCAAGGCCAAGAGGGACCTGATGGCCTGTGCTCAAACAG GCTCGGGGAAGACTGCAGCCTTCTTACTTCCCGTGCTTAGTCAGATCTACACTGATGGACCTGGAGAGGCACTGCAGGCCACCAAAGCCAGCACCCAG CAGGAGAATGGGAAGTACGGCCGTCGTAAGCAGTATCCCATCTCGCTGGTTCTGGCTCCAACCAGAGAACTTGCTCTTCAAATTTATGATGAGGCCAGAAAG TTCTCTTACCGCTCCAGAGTGCGGCCGTGTGTGGTGTACGGAGGCGCAGATATAGGGCAGCAGATCCGTGATTTGGAAAGAGGCTGTCACCTGCTAGTAGCCACACCGGGTCGTCTGGTAGACATGATGGAGCGGGGCAAGATTGGCCTAGACTACTGCAA ATACCTGGTGTTGGACGAGGCAGACAGAATGCTGGATATGGGTTTTGAACCCCAGATCAGACGTATCGTGGAGCAGGACACCATGCCTCCTAAAGGTGCTCGCCAGACCATGATGTTCAGTGCCACCTTCCCAAAAGAGATCCAG attctggCCCGTGACTTTCTGGAGGAGTACATCTTCCTGGCAGTGGGCCGTGTGGGCTCCACCTCAGAGAATATCACCCAGAAGGTGGTTTGGGTGGAAGAAAATGACAAGCGCTCCTTCCTTCTTGACCTGCTTAATGCAACAG GCAAGGATTCTCTCACACTGGTGTTTGTGGAGACTAAGAAGGGTGCTGATGCTCTTGAGGACTTCCTCTACCGCGAAGGCTATGCCTGCACCAGTATCCATGGTGACCGGTCTCAGCGTGATCGTGAGGAAGCACTCCACCAGTTCCGGTCTGGGCGCTGTCCTATCATGGTTGCCACAGCT GTGGCTGCACGTGGCCTTGACATCTCCAACGTGAAACATGTGATCAATTTTGACTTGCCTAGTGACATTGAGGAATATGTCCACCGCATCGGTCGTACAGGCCGTGTAGGAAACCTTG GACTGGCCACATCCttctataatgataaaaacagcAACCTCACTAAAGATCTACTGGACATCTTGGTGGAGGCCAAGCAGGAGGTGCCTTCCTGGCTTGAGAACCTAGCCTATGAGCACCAGCACAAGAGCACCAACCGCGGACGCCCCAAGAG ATTCTCTGGTGGCTTTGGAGCCAGGGATTACCGCCAGATGGCTGGGGGCAGCGCTGCTTTCGGCAACCGTGGTGCTCGCAACACTGGTGGCCATGGAGGGAACAGAGGTTTTGGAGGCAATAAGG GTGGTTTTGGGAGTTTCGGTGGTGACAGCTACGGGGGCAGCTATGGAAACTATGGAGGAAACTATGCCCAGGTGGACTGGTGGGGCAACTAA